One genomic region from Mastacembelus armatus chromosome 21, fMasArm1.2, whole genome shotgun sequence encodes:
- the LOC113123232 gene encoding trace amine-associated receptor 13c-like, producing MEEAELCFPELLNTSCRRPPLPQSEEVLVYSLMFLFSLLTAVLNLLVIISISHYRQLHSPTNLIVLSLAVSDFIMGFLVMPIEILMMWTCWVLGDLMCSLYFLLPMTVISATVGNIILISIDRFVAICDPLHYPTRITERTITIAICLCWTCSLFYTVFVLYDNLKQPGRYNSCHGECVIKFVAVVDLVFAFVIPISVIIILYMRVFIVAVSQARAMRSHVAAKLQVSGTRMINKSELKAARTLGIVVAVFVLCYSPFFCVCLSGSSIMIGSAIEAFLSFLTFSNSGLNPLIYALFYPWFRKAMKHIVTLQILKPGSREANML from the exons ATGGAAGAAGCTGAACTCTGCTTCCCAGAGCTcctcaacacctcctgcaggaggccACCACTTCCTCAGTCGGAGGAGGTGTTGGTTTACAGCCTgatgttcctcttctctctgctcactgccgttctcaacctgctggtcattatctccatctcccactacag GCAGCTCCACTCCCCCACAAACCTCATTGTTCTGTCTCTGGCCGTGTCAGACTTCATCATGGGTTTCCTGGTGATGCCGATTGAAATCCTCATGATGTGGACCTGCTGGGTCCTGGGAGACCTCATGTGCTCTCTGTACTTCTTGCTCCCTATGACAGTTATATCTGCTACTGTAGGAAACATCATACTCATATCAATCGACCGTTTTGTGGCGATTTGTGACCCCCTGCATTACCCGACCAGAATCACTGAAAGAACAATCACCATCGCTATTTGTCTGTGTTGGACTTGTTCCCTTTTctacactgtttttgttttatacgATAACCTGAAACAACCAGGCAGGTATAATTCCTGTCATGGGGAGTGTGTGATTAAGTTTGTTGCGGTTGTGGACCTTGTTTTTGCCTTTGTTATTCCCATATCAGTCATCATaattctgtatatgagagtgttcATAGTGGcggtgtctcaggctcgtgccatgcgctCTCACGTTGCAGCCAAACTCCAGGTTTCAGGAACTCGGATGATAAATAAGTCTGagttgaaagcagccaggactctgggtattgttgtagctgtgtttgtgctctgctactctccatttttttgtgtctgtctgtcaggaagCAGCATCATGATCGGTTCTGCAATTGAGGCTTTTCTGAGCTTTCTGACCTTTAGTAATTCTGgtctgaaccctctgatctatgccctgttctacccctggtttagaaaagctATGAAACACATAGTCACTCTTCAGATACTGAAGCCTGGCTCCCGTGAGGCCAACATGCTGTAG